In the genome of Siniperca chuatsi isolate FFG_IHB_CAS linkage group LG17, ASM2008510v1, whole genome shotgun sequence, one region contains:
- the dgat1a gene encoding diacylglycerol O-acyltransferase 1a, with product MQVKNCVIEAAEMSDRAEMRGPVTRRRRTTISGGGNGAVSVKQANGSKWHDAGEKPPLYPAKAADEVSRHASNNGKVDRQMGVSGKQQLPNSPRKHRSAVEDITEKLSCHVLQESLLSSASGYSNYRGILNWCVVMLVLSNARLFLENIIKYGILVDPIQVVSLFLKDPYSWPAACLIIASNVFILAALYTERRLAVGTISEKTGLILHIFNLTSMLIFPSATVLTVTSMTPVGGVLSLGVYTVLFLKLYSYQDTNRWCREIRQAKAKRLTRSYSCPSVAQSNGSAIHTHVSYPGNLTHRDMYYFVFAPTLCYQLNFPRSPRIRKRFLMRRLFEMLFFMQLLVGLIQQWMVPTIQNSMKPFQEMDFSRMVERLLKLAVPNHLIWLIFFYWFFHSSMNFVAELLQFGDREFYKDWWNSETVTYFWANWNIPVHKWCLRHFYKPMLRKGINKFLAQTAVFLLSAFFHEYLVSVPLKMFRLWAFMGMMAQVPLAWFVGRFLNGNYGNAAVWISLIIGQPVAVLMYVHDYYVIHYGSTT from the exons ATGCAGGTAAAAAACTGCGTGATTGAAGCCGCTGAAATGAGCGATAGAGCCGAGATGAGAGGGCCCGTAACCCGCCGGAGGAGGACGACCATCTCCGGAGGTGGCAACGGAGCGGTCAGCGTCAAACAAGCCAACGGGAGCAAGTGGCACGATGCCGGGGAGAAACCCCCACTGTATCCGGCTAAAGCCGCAGACGAGGTGTCCAGGCACGCAAGTAACAACGGGaaggtggacagacagatggggGTGTCAGGGAAGCAGCAGCTCCCAAACAGTCCGAGGAAACACAGGAGTGCAGTGGAAGACATCACCGAGAAACTCAG CTGTCACGTCCTCCAGGAGTCTCTCTTGAGCTCGGCCAGCGGCTAcagcaactacagaggaatccTCAACTGGTGTGTTGTCATGCTG GTGCTGAGTAATGCACGCCTCTTCTTGGAGAACATTATAAA GTATGGTATCTTGGTGGACCCTATCCAAGTAGTGTCTCTCTTCTTGAAGGACCCCTATAGCTGGCCAGCAGCTTGCCTCATCATTG cGTCTAATGTGTTCATCTTAGCAGCCTTGTACACAGAGAGGCGTCTGGCTGTG GGTACCATTTCCGAAAAGACAGGACTGATTCTTCACATTTTTAACCTGACATCCATGTTGATCTTTCCTTCAGCCACTGTACTCACTGTGACCTCCATGACCCCAG tgggtgGTGTGCTCTCCCTAGGAGTCTACACAGTGCTGTTTCTCAAGCTGTACTCCTACCAAGACACCAACAGGTGGTGTAGAGAAATCAGACAAGCGAAAGCTAAGAGACTAACACGGTCATACTCAT gcCCGTCTGTGGCACAGTCCAATGGTTCAGCAATTCATACTCATGTCTCCTACCCAGGCAACCTCACCCACAGAG ACATGTACTACTTTGTCTTTGCCCCGACTCTCTGCTACCAGCTCAACTTCCCACGGTCACCTCGAATACGCAAAAGGTTCCTGATGAGAAGACTTTTTGAAATG CTTTTCTTCATGCAGCTGTTGGTGGGACTGATACAGCAG TGGATGGTTCCCACCATACAGAACTCAATGAAACCATTCCAG GAAATGGACTTTTCTAGGATGGTGGAGCGCCTCCTAAAGTTAGCT gTCCCTAACCATCTGATATGGTTAATATTCTTCTATTGGTTTTTCCACTCTTCTATGAACTTTGTGGCAGAGCTGCTGCAGTTTGGAGACAGAGAGTTCTACAAAGACTGGTG gAACTCTGAGACCGTCACATATTTCTGGGCCAACTGGAATATCCCAGTTCACAAGTGGTGCCTGAG ACACTTCTATAAGCCCATGTTGAGGAAGGGGATCAACAAGTTTCTGGCTCAAACTGCCGTCTTCCTGCTGTCTGCCTTCTTCCACGAG TACCTGGTGAGTGTTCCTTTGAAGATGTTCAGACTGTGGGCTTTTATGGGAATGATGGCTCAG GTTCcgctggcttggtttgtgggtCGTTTCCTGAATGGAAACTATGGCAACGCCGCTGTGTGGATCTCACTCATCATTGGCCAGCCTGTCGCTGTGTTGATGTATGTCCATGACTACTATGTAATTCATTATGGGAGCACTACATAG